The following proteins are encoded in a genomic region of Alteromonadaceae bacterium 2753L.S.0a.02:
- a CDS encoding LysR family transcriptional regulator for bpeEF and oprC, with protein sequence MATNGKTLMNNPLEYAAAVALFARIVKLGSLSRAAEHLGVGRSSVSKQLSALEATLGVRLLQRSTRRLTLTEAGERLLVQADIIANALDEVAVIADDIQGQIKGRLRVTCSSGLGKALLMPLLNGFYTRYPDVEIQLLLEDRFADLIDEQIDVAIRIGHLPNSSLVARRLGEMNWQVCASPKYLALRGTPQSPQDLQGHDCLYYQNQTHAMNDWPFYRDGREERIRVSGPLSINDATALVAAAEQGLGILWLDKNMLVDAIAKGSLVPVLSEFELAQGFPVYALYPARQHLSNKTRVFVDYLLEQLSPYLPTRDRQWL encoded by the coding sequence ATGGCAACAAATGGCAAAACACTTATGAACAACCCCTTAGAATACGCCGCTGCGGTAGCGCTGTTTGCCCGCATCGTAAAATTGGGCAGTCTGTCGCGTGCCGCGGAACACCTTGGGGTGGGTCGTTCTTCAGTGAGCAAGCAGCTCAGTGCCCTGGAAGCTACCCTGGGTGTTCGGCTGTTACAGCGCAGCACGCGCCGCCTTACGCTAACCGAGGCTGGGGAACGCCTGCTGGTTCAGGCAGATATCATCGCCAATGCGCTCGATGAAGTGGCGGTAATCGCCGATGACATACAGGGCCAAATAAAAGGCCGGTTGCGGGTTACTTGTTCCAGTGGTTTGGGCAAGGCTTTGTTGATGCCGCTGCTCAACGGTTTTTACACGCGCTACCCCGATGTGGAAATTCAGCTGCTGTTGGAAGACCGCTTTGCGGATTTAATCGATGAGCAGATAGACGTCGCTATTCGCATTGGCCATCTGCCCAATTCATCGTTGGTGGCGCGACGCTTGGGGGAAATGAACTGGCAGGTGTGCGCCAGTCCCAAGTACCTGGCACTTCGGGGCACACCGCAGTCCCCTCAAGACTTGCAAGGGCACGATTGTCTCTATTATCAAAATCAAACCCACGCCATGAATGACTGGCCGTTTTATCGCGATGGTCGCGAAGAGCGTATTCGGGTATCCGGGCCCTTGTCGATTAACGATGCCACTGCCTTAGTGGCTGCGGCGGAACAAGGTTTGGGTATTTTGTGGTTGGATAAAAATATGCTGGTAGACGCCATCGCCAAAGGTAGCTTGGTGCCCGTGCTAAGTGAGTTCGAACTGGCGCAGGGTTTTCCGGTGTATGCGCTATACCCAGCACGGCAGCACCTTTCCAATAAAACGCGGGTATTTGTCGATTATCTTCTGGAACAGCTCAGCCCCTACCTGCCAACGCGCGACCGGCAATGGTTGTAA
- a CDS encoding NADPH:quinone reductase-like Zn-dependent oxidoreductase: protein MSKVMKAVRMHEYGGVEQLQVETVPLPNIESSEVLVNIKAAGVNPVDWKIRNGLLKEAIPHRLPLIPGWDFSGEIVALGSDISDWKIGDAVYSRSNIARDGSYAEYIAVDASEIAAKPQSLDWREAAAVPLVTLTAWQSLFDSVALQAGQKVLIHAGAGGVGIAAIQLAKIKGAEVYTTTSTKNIEFVKDLGADNVIDYTQDDFATLRDLDVVFDTLGGEVLAQSWQTLKPGGTLVSIVDTPDDATAKQWNVNAAFCFVQPNADQLRHIAELFDTGKMRTFIDSVYTLENAAEAQQRSESHRARGKIILDI, encoded by the coding sequence ATGAGTAAAGTCATGAAAGCGGTGCGTATGCACGAATACGGCGGCGTAGAGCAGTTGCAGGTGGAAACCGTGCCGCTACCAAATATTGAAAGCAGCGAAGTGCTGGTAAACATCAAAGCCGCAGGGGTAAATCCAGTTGATTGGAAAATTCGCAATGGCTTGCTTAAGGAAGCTATCCCTCATCGGCTACCGCTGATTCCCGGCTGGGATTTTTCGGGCGAAATTGTGGCGCTGGGCAGCGATATTAGCGATTGGAAAATTGGCGACGCGGTGTATTCACGCAGCAATATCGCAAGAGACGGCAGTTACGCCGAATATATCGCAGTGGATGCCAGCGAAATTGCCGCTAAACCACAATCACTGGATTGGCGCGAAGCCGCAGCGGTGCCTTTGGTCACCCTCACGGCGTGGCAGAGCTTATTTGATAGCGTCGCGCTGCAAGCCGGCCAGAAGGTGTTAATACATGCCGGGGCTGGCGGTGTTGGCATTGCGGCCATTCAGCTGGCGAAAATAAAAGGGGCCGAGGTTTACACCACAACATCTACAAAGAATATTGAATTTGTTAAAGACCTGGGTGCCGACAACGTTATAGATTACACCCAAGACGACTTCGCGACTCTACGGGATTTGGATGTGGTTTTCGATACCCTTGGTGGCGAGGTTTTAGCGCAATCGTGGCAGACTTTAAAACCGGGAGGCACCCTGGTGTCCATCGTAGACACACCCGACGACGCCACCGCAAAGCAGTGGAATGTAAATGCTGCTTTCTGCTTTGTGCAGCCAAATGCGGATCAGTTGCGTCATATTGCCGAGTTATTCGATACCGGGAAAATGCGCACCTTTATCGACAGCGTTTATACTCTCGAAAACGCCGCCGAGGCGCAGCAGCGCAGCGAGTCGCACCGCGCCCGCGGTAAAATCATACTCGATATATAA
- a CDS encoding diguanylate cyclase (GGDEF)-like protein has protein sequence MQVSSDKTLYTGIAVAILAWLGVTAVLGLREHEVPLMEKYGPVTIYTDRWPDSAANWLNEANHAFTCMFVSAANRSLCGFNIQVGNGAQRGADFRGYSSLRFAVEYRGPAEQLRISYRNATEEDLNENDTKFHEFIAPIREGVYRYEIPLDNMQVASWWISSRQINDPELLRPERDNLVHIGFDIENPMPVGQHFFKVLEFSAVSSWFAPRKVALWAGSSVAYVLVILMLVYFLRLRVTLKQRSEEMFGLLKRLEKADTESAHYKRLSMYDPLTGLLNRRAAEELVEQYGAHNSLSGTALVLLDIDHFKRVNDSYGHEVGDEILRKIGITLRVRCRSTDAVVRWGGEEIVVICPKTDVQDAVRLAEKLREEIKHLQFSASQLTVTASFGVAVIAEDQSFDTAFRHADEALYGAKSQGRDQVKQYKV, from the coding sequence ATGCAAGTGAGCTCCGACAAAACACTTTATACGGGCATAGCTGTCGCTATTCTGGCCTGGCTTGGCGTTACTGCCGTACTTGGATTGCGGGAACACGAAGTACCCCTTATGGAGAAATACGGCCCAGTTACCATTTATACCGACCGCTGGCCAGATTCCGCAGCCAACTGGCTCAATGAAGCGAACCACGCATTCACTTGCATGTTTGTTTCTGCAGCCAACCGTAGCTTGTGTGGCTTTAATATTCAGGTCGGTAACGGCGCTCAACGCGGCGCAGACTTCAGAGGCTACAGCTCGTTGCGATTTGCGGTGGAATATCGCGGCCCCGCAGAGCAATTGCGAATCAGTTACCGCAATGCGACGGAAGAGGACCTCAACGAAAACGATACCAAATTCCATGAGTTTATTGCTCCGATTCGCGAAGGCGTTTACCGTTACGAAATTCCTTTGGATAACATGCAAGTCGCAAGCTGGTGGATTTCTTCACGCCAGATTAACGACCCGGAGTTGCTTCGCCCAGAACGCGACAACCTGGTTCACATTGGTTTTGATATCGAAAACCCCATGCCAGTCGGCCAGCATTTTTTCAAAGTGCTGGAATTTTCCGCGGTATCGTCGTGGTTTGCTCCTCGCAAAGTCGCGCTGTGGGCCGGGTCTTCAGTGGCTTACGTCCTGGTTATTTTGATGCTGGTGTATTTTTTGCGCCTTCGAGTAACCTTGAAACAACGCAGCGAAGAAATGTTTGGTTTGCTAAAACGACTCGAAAAAGCCGACACAGAATCCGCGCACTACAAGCGGCTTTCGATGTATGACCCGCTCACCGGCTTATTAAATCGCCGTGCCGCAGAAGAGTTGGTTGAACAATACGGCGCCCACAATTCACTCTCTGGAACCGCTCTGGTCTTGCTGGATATTGATCATTTTAAACGTGTTAACGACAGCTATGGCCATGAGGTAGGCGACGAAATATTGCGGAAAATCGGTATTACCCTACGGGTACGCTGTCGCAGCACAGATGCAGTGGTACGCTGGGGTGGAGAGGAAATTGTGGTAATTTGCCCGAAAACAGATGTCCAGGATGCCGTGCGCCTCGCCGAGAAATTACGAGAAGAGATTAAACACCTGCAATTTAGCGCCTCACAACTAACGGTTACTGCCAGTTTCGGGGTCGCGGTTATTGCGGAGGATCAATCGTTCGACACGGCATTTCGACATGCGGATGAGGCTCTCTACGGTGCCAAGAGCCAGGGGCGAGATCAAGTAAAACAATACAAGGTTTAG
- a CDS encoding carbohydrate binding protein codes for MFSSSYASRYATNTFRQLLVWALPAAILGCGSGNGGDIKVDYLANSSQASLPAVGDKGIGPRDPLRFDFSDMQNLDSPSGRMLYRTIVPTYVSSQGNIMPGALMIEGRTEVWQGPLIVLPNLEPGQAFTVSAWVKSQDTLDSTNFSLVLTRVVDGNDTRYVIAKSLVEPGSWQKVEGDFVAVQHGGDIIRTLHLEVEPAFTNYLLDDITVAYAEFSAELEAAALESAKSKSDGFVFNGSVEDGLVPWRHQGGFITRSSAQAHTGEHSVLITGRTAGWQGPLMEVNGLRDNEKYKVSIFTRLQDGTSPAEMKLTLKRVTKGQATFVSLGIGTANDSGWTEIAGVFTSPNISQAERVSVYLESTNPTASYYVDTLTVQKVTPD; via the coding sequence ATGTTTAGTTCTTCTTATGCCTCGCGCTACGCAACAAATACCTTCCGCCAACTGCTGGTGTGGGCGTTACCGGCGGCAATATTGGGTTGCGGTAGCGGCAATGGCGGCGATATTAAGGTCGACTACCTGGCAAACAGTTCCCAGGCGAGTTTGCCCGCTGTTGGTGATAAGGGCATTGGCCCCCGAGACCCGCTGAGGTTCGATTTTTCGGACATGCAAAATCTCGATAGCCCCTCGGGAAGAATGCTGTATCGCACCATTGTACCTACCTATGTGTCTTCTCAGGGAAACATTATGCCCGGCGCGTTGATGATTGAAGGACGCACTGAAGTCTGGCAGGGCCCGTTAATCGTTTTGCCCAATTTGGAGCCTGGTCAGGCCTTTACGGTGTCTGCCTGGGTAAAATCGCAGGATACCCTGGATTCCACCAATTTCAGCCTAGTGCTCACACGGGTAGTCGATGGCAACGATACGCGCTACGTGATTGCCAAATCTTTGGTAGAGCCAGGTAGTTGGCAAAAAGTTGAAGGAGATTTTGTTGCGGTTCAGCACGGCGGCGACATTATCCGTACTCTGCATCTTGAAGTGGAACCGGCGTTTACCAATTACTTGTTGGATGACATTACCGTCGCCTACGCCGAATTCTCTGCCGAACTCGAGGCCGCGGCCCTTGAATCGGCAAAATCAAAAAGCGACGGCTTTGTATTTAATGGCAGTGTCGAAGATGGCCTGGTGCCCTGGAGACACCAGGGTGGTTTTATTACACGAAGCTCCGCGCAAGCTCACACCGGGGAGCACAGTGTTTTGATTACCGGTCGCACCGCTGGTTGGCAGGGGCCACTCATGGAAGTGAACGGGCTGCGCGATAACGAAAAGTATAAAGTTTCGATTTTTACCCGGCTTCAGGATGGCACCTCACCGGCCGAAATGAAGCTCACGCTTAAGCGTGTAACCAAGGGCCAGGCTACCTTTGTGTCTTTGGGCATAGGTACTGCGAACGATTCAGGGTGGACGGAAATTGCCGGTGTTTTTACGTCGCCCAACATCAGCCAGGCAGAGCGTGTCAGCGTTTATTTGGAATCGACCAATCCCACAGCGTCTTATTATGTGGATACGCTCACTGTTCAGAAGGTAACGCCCGACTAA
- a CDS encoding Zn-dependent protease with chaperone function has translation MAEKKSGKQVDVVSEAKILPGYQQSQVIVNLRALGWKDPQIKAVLTKSLTLKKSLPFAQAVQWREKLSGAGLAIKLVVNKAAAPKERKKPNNIALYDELDSKFQQRLARSQASTQYRTSLLWVAVASLIAPLLYFSLIALVLGFIYLYFGEWRFAWFGEIRIHTKGTLILWLLTYLFPAFISAIMLVFLLYPLWPNGRRPKPFTLDPKKYAAFYGLINSMCRAIGVPQPKLIELRPDANAAAGAVHGFASLLKNDLRLVLGLSLVRGSTVSQLLGIIGHEFGHFSQRNAMLANYWINTINHWMGMCAYGQDGLHRQLAKWRRETEYEILLVCIYAAEFLIEGVRRLFVVLYGLNSRLTLNMSRAMEFDADSYEARITGSDAFYEGTVNLRKLAIAWQEVQEMNYQAFYEHNILLENIPDAVAVIAAGYQQHQIAKIIEDMHQEQTNFWDSHPADMDRVHNAQKLQAPALLALTTPAWHLFPEFSQLARDVSAYDYYCRGVRNAAALVSENKRFFETLRGPAPQPSNEAVATRSDQGADHDGSIEWRT, from the coding sequence ATGGCTGAGAAGAAATCAGGGAAGCAGGTCGATGTCGTCAGTGAAGCAAAAATACTACCTGGCTATCAGCAATCGCAGGTTATTGTAAATCTGCGGGCCCTCGGGTGGAAAGACCCCCAAATTAAAGCTGTACTTACCAAATCTCTTACCTTGAAAAAATCACTGCCTTTTGCTCAGGCGGTGCAATGGCGGGAAAAGCTCAGTGGTGCTGGGCTTGCAATAAAACTGGTTGTCAATAAAGCCGCCGCGCCCAAAGAGCGTAAAAAGCCGAATAATATCGCGCTCTATGATGAGCTCGACTCTAAATTCCAACAGCGCTTGGCCCGTTCACAAGCTAGTACGCAATATCGCACCTCTCTGTTGTGGGTAGCCGTTGCATCACTGATTGCCCCCTTGCTGTACTTCAGTTTGATTGCCTTGGTGTTGGGCTTTATATATTTATATTTTGGCGAATGGCGATTCGCCTGGTTTGGGGAAATACGAATACATACCAAAGGTACCCTGATACTTTGGTTGCTCACCTATTTGTTTCCCGCATTTATTAGCGCGATTATGTTGGTATTTTTGTTGTACCCACTTTGGCCCAATGGCAGACGTCCGAAACCGTTTACCTTGGATCCGAAAAAATATGCGGCCTTTTATGGCTTAATTAATTCGATGTGTCGTGCCATTGGTGTTCCACAACCCAAGCTTATTGAGCTGCGTCCCGATGCCAACGCCGCAGCTGGTGCCGTGCACGGATTTGCCAGCTTGTTAAAAAACGATCTTCGCTTGGTGTTGGGCTTGTCTTTAGTACGAGGTAGTACGGTATCTCAGCTTTTGGGCATCATTGGTCATGAGTTCGGTCATTTTTCGCAGCGTAATGCCATGCTGGCAAACTACTGGATTAACACTATTAATCATTGGATGGGTATGTGTGCCTACGGGCAAGATGGTTTACACAGACAATTGGCGAAGTGGCGTCGTGAAACCGAATACGAAATACTTTTGGTGTGTATTTATGCGGCTGAATTTTTAATTGAGGGCGTGCGTCGCCTGTTTGTTGTGTTATATGGCCTAAATTCGCGGCTTACTCTCAATATGTCGCGCGCCATGGAATTTGATGCTGACTCCTATGAAGCGCGTATTACGGGCAGCGATGCCTTTTACGAGGGCACCGTTAACTTGCGTAAGCTGGCTATAGCCTGGCAGGAGGTACAGGAAATGAACTACCAGGCGTTTTATGAGCATAATATCCTGCTCGAAAATATACCTGATGCGGTGGCTGTTATTGCCGCCGGATATCAACAACACCAAATTGCGAAAATTATTGAAGATATGCATCAGGAGCAGACCAATTTTTGGGACAGCCACCCCGCCGATATGGACAGAGTGCACAACGCTCAAAAATTACAGGCGCCCGCGTTACTTGCACTAACCACTCCCGCCTGGCATTTATTTCCGGAATTCTCCCAGCTTGCCAGAGATGTGTCGGCCTACGACTACTATTGTCGCGGCGTGCGTAATGCCGCAGCGCTGGTGTCTGAAAATAAGCGATTTTTTGAAACCTTGCGCGGCCCAGCGCCACAACCCTCAAACGAGGCCGTTGCGACGCGGAGTGACCAGGGCGCGGATCATGATGGAAGCATCGAATGGCGGACTTGA
- a CDS encoding reverse transcriptase (RNA-dependent DNA polymerase), whose protein sequence is MYGGARCARKYTQNQRLVLEPLILNDMDAHYKKLLIRQLARAVLIGEHSPAGITRSITHCLGIGTEQARALAVEISAEHLFRAYPHHAELFLRTTLQESTTLTAIFAGRDLRVINWPLAALQSQQNPPAKYLWQLPVIKSAEQLADFLDVQLNDLYWFAQRFAKPNSSFKQQHYYYRFITKSDTSLRLLEIPKSRLRCLQRTILKKVLQPMPVHEAAHGFVKNKNCASFAEPHVAKSLIVSMDLENYFLHIPVARITRLFQVAGYPVDVASLLAGLCTHRTPNQIIANTPGSHSKYLHIRHLPQGAPTSPMLANLASFWLDVRLNALAKTMGYHYTRYADDLAFSCDSDNHNPKRLIRSVSDIIQAEGFRLNHQKTRVQKPGQRQCLAGLVVNEKLTIPRNIVKRLQAELYNCVQHGPESQNRLNKADYKSHLAGRIAQVAGVSNVKAEKLFALFDQISWPQER, encoded by the coding sequence GTGTACGGCGGTGCGCGGTGCGCACGGAAGTACACACAGAACCAGCGGCTGGTGTTGGAGCCCCTTATTCTAAACGACATGGATGCTCATTATAAAAAATTACTGATAAGACAACTCGCCAGGGCAGTACTTATCGGAGAGCACAGTCCGGCGGGTATTACGCGCAGTATTACCCATTGCCTGGGTATAGGCACTGAACAGGCGCGAGCACTGGCTGTGGAAATTAGTGCTGAACACCTGTTTCGCGCCTATCCTCACCATGCCGAACTATTTTTAAGAACAACGCTACAAGAAAGTACCACGCTTACGGCGATTTTTGCGGGCCGCGACTTGCGAGTCATAAACTGGCCTCTCGCCGCTCTACAAAGCCAGCAGAACCCGCCGGCGAAATACCTATGGCAGCTTCCAGTAATTAAAAGTGCCGAACAGCTTGCAGACTTTTTGGATGTGCAATTAAACGATTTATATTGGTTTGCACAACGTTTTGCAAAGCCCAATAGTAGTTTTAAACAACAGCACTATTACTACCGTTTTATAACTAAAAGTGACACAAGCCTGCGCCTCTTGGAAATTCCGAAGTCGCGCTTACGCTGCTTGCAGCGTACGATTCTTAAAAAAGTATTACAGCCTATGCCAGTGCATGAAGCGGCTCATGGTTTTGTGAAAAATAAAAATTGTGCGAGTTTTGCAGAGCCGCATGTTGCCAAGTCGCTGATTGTTTCGATGGATCTCGAAAATTACTTTTTACATATCCCGGTTGCACGTATAACCCGCTTGTTTCAAGTCGCTGGTTATCCCGTGGATGTTGCTTCATTATTGGCGGGCTTGTGCACGCATCGTACACCAAATCAAATCATTGCCAATACTCCCGGTAGTCACTCCAAATACTTGCACATTCGGCACCTGCCGCAAGGCGCGCCCACATCACCCATGCTGGCAAATCTAGCGAGTTTTTGGTTGGATGTTAGATTGAATGCTTTGGCAAAAACCATGGGATACCACTACACTCGCTACGCCGACGATTTGGCGTTTTCCTGCGATAGTGATAATCACAATCCAAAGCGCTTAATTCGAAGTGTGTCTGATATCATTCAGGCTGAGGGGTTTCGTCTAAATCACCAAAAAACGCGGGTTCAAAAACCGGGACAACGGCAATGTCTTGCTGGCTTGGTAGTTAATGAAAAGCTCACAATTCCGAGAAATATCGTTAAACGACTGCAAGCCGAGTTATACAATTGTGTGCAGCACGGCCCGGAGTCACAAAATCGCCTTAATAAGGCTGATTACAAAAGTCATTTGGCCGGTCGTATCGCACAGGTGGCAGGGGTTTCGAACGTTAAAGCAGAAAAACTTTTTGCTCTGTTTGATCAAATAAGCTGGCCTCAAGAGCGATAG
- a CDS encoding alpha/beta hydrolase family protein DUF915 — MKTFDLQRIVLITCVYALCSSCSLYSINSQVSKIDNASVVHGKVSSAIKDVPLYVAIFKYSGQVFQLTDHSLVEKNNLFEYNVLPQDLAFSAFADVNRDGKYQEGEPATYLGIENKTPRIISIKPNETIDVGELRIEGPIKKPENITVVDKQSRISKNLGRVVSFDEPMFAPEAQSVGLWRPLDYLNEYGGGIVFLQSYDAAKTPVLFVHGIAGSATSFTPELNSLDTEHFQPWIFQYPSGLNLGILSNYVDDALLQLQAKYGFKDIIIVAHSMGGLLTHAFIKQYVESAPPYKLRFVMTINSPLYGMDSAATGVRHSPIVVPSWRDVASGSDFVKTVHSKPWPEDLPYFLVFSYLPGEEGDGVVPLKSQLSLQLQDKAVGIMGFEAGHTDILANPDFVKRFQAILNNYR; from the coding sequence ATGAAGACTTTTGATCTTCAAAGAATTGTACTTATTACCTGTGTTTATGCACTTTGCAGCAGTTGTTCACTCTACTCCATCAACTCACAAGTCAGCAAAATAGACAATGCCTCTGTCGTGCACGGCAAAGTCAGTAGCGCTATAAAGGATGTTCCACTTTACGTAGCCATTTTTAAGTATTCTGGACAGGTCTTCCAGTTAACTGACCATTCACTGGTCGAGAAAAATAACCTCTTTGAGTACAACGTGCTACCCCAAGATCTTGCGTTTTCCGCATTCGCAGATGTGAACAGAGATGGCAAGTACCAGGAAGGTGAGCCAGCAACCTACTTGGGTATAGAAAATAAAACGCCACGTATTATTTCCATTAAACCCAACGAAACAATTGATGTTGGTGAGCTGCGAATTGAAGGCCCCATTAAAAAGCCAGAGAACATCACCGTCGTCGACAAGCAAAGTAGAATTTCAAAAAACCTGGGGCGCGTCGTAAGCTTTGACGAGCCAATGTTTGCTCCCGAAGCGCAATCGGTAGGCCTGTGGCGCCCTCTGGATTATTTAAATGAGTACGGTGGCGGTATTGTGTTCCTGCAATCATACGATGCGGCTAAAACACCCGTATTGTTCGTGCATGGCATTGCCGGGTCGGCGACATCCTTTACACCGGAATTGAATTCACTGGATACCGAACATTTTCAGCCTTGGATTTTTCAATACCCAAGCGGCCTCAATCTTGGCATTCTCAGTAACTACGTCGACGACGCACTGTTGCAACTGCAAGCTAAATATGGCTTTAAGGATATCATTATCGTCGCCCACAGTATGGGTGGCCTGCTCACGCACGCCTTTATAAAACAATATGTTGAATCAGCTCCGCCGTACAAACTGCGCTTTGTCATGACCATTAACAGCCCACTCTATGGTATGGACAGCGCGGCGACTGGCGTGCGCCACTCACCCATCGTCGTTCCTTCGTGGCGCGACGTCGCCTCGGGCAGTGATTTCGTAAAAACCGTTCACAGCAAACCCTGGCCCGAAGACCTGCCTTATTTTCTGGTATTTTCCTATTTACCCGGCGAAGAAGGTGACGGTGTTGTACCGCTAAAAAGTCAGCTATCGTTGCAATTACAAGACAAGGCGGTAGGGATAATGGGCTTCGAGGCCGGGCACACCGACATTCTGGCAAACCCGGACTTTGTAAAAAGATTCCAGGCGATACTCAACAACTATCGCTAA
- a CDS encoding CBS domain protein: MISSTISDCINRDIAVITPSIPVVEATKLLIEKEMLGGPVVDDAGILVGWISGQECLQVCIQVAYHNQRVATVGDIMRKDVLSIKMDQDLLALASQMLENKPKNYPVIEASGRVLGVVSRRAILKVMLKELFSGTKK, translated from the coding sequence ATGATTAGCTCAACAATAAGTGATTGTATAAACCGTGATATTGCCGTAATTACACCATCAATTCCGGTGGTGGAAGCCACCAAATTGTTAATAGAAAAAGAGATGCTGGGTGGCCCGGTGGTTGATGACGCCGGCATTCTTGTGGGGTGGATTTCCGGGCAGGAATGCCTGCAGGTATGTATACAGGTTGCCTATCACAACCAGCGGGTAGCGACGGTTGGCGATATTATGCGCAAAGACGTGCTCAGCATAAAAATGGATCAGGATCTTTTGGCCTTAGCCTCTCAGATGCTTGAAAACAAACCAAAAAATTATCCGGTGATAGAGGCTTCCGGCCGCGTATTAGGGGTTGTGTCGCGCCGCGCAATTCTTAAAGTCATGCTCAAAGAATTGTTTAGCGGCACGAAAAAATAG
- a CDS encoding membrane associated rhomboid family serine protease, producing MFPIRDDNPQVNKPIAVYSIIALNAMAWLVLQGAGFGEQLNNSICQFGLIPADLFSNELLNPSKKTVCAGGGAGLFGVLSSMFMHGGWMHIIGNMWFLWVFGDNVEDSMGSLRFIVFYLLCGLCAVVAQVAADPNSTIPMVGASGAIGGVMGAYIMLFPRVKVHLAVILIIIFTTFRVPAFAMLGYWIAIQFLGGITSIGSTGGGVAFWAHIGGFLGGAALVWLFKDEELLLNHPYHGWQQQTRSADIWSDPRNRE from the coding sequence ATGTTCCCCATTCGTGATGACAACCCCCAGGTCAACAAACCTATCGCCGTTTACAGCATCATTGCACTCAATGCGATGGCCTGGCTGGTGCTGCAGGGTGCCGGATTCGGCGAGCAGCTCAACAACTCCATCTGTCAGTTTGGATTGATTCCCGCCGATCTATTTAGCAACGAGCTGCTTAATCCCAGCAAAAAAACCGTGTGCGCTGGTGGCGGTGCCGGATTGTTTGGTGTACTCAGCTCCATGTTTATGCACGGCGGCTGGATGCATATTATTGGTAATATGTGGTTTCTCTGGGTGTTTGGCGACAATGTCGAAGATTCCATGGGCTCGCTGCGATTCATTGTCTTTTACCTCTTGTGCGGACTGTGCGCGGTTGTGGCACAGGTCGCCGCCGACCCAAACTCTACCATTCCCATGGTGGGTGCTTCGGGCGCTATAGGCGGCGTAATGGGCGCTTACATTATGTTATTCCCGCGCGTTAAAGTTCATCTTGCTGTCATCCTGATAATTATTTTCACTACCTTCCGGGTACCAGCTTTTGCCATGTTAGGGTACTGGATTGCGATTCAATTTCTTGGGGGTATCACGTCCATAGGGTCCACCGGTGGTGGTGTGGCGTTCTGGGCGCACATTGGCGGGTTCCTCGGTGGTGCGGCACTGGTGTGGCTATTTAAAGACGAGGAACTGCTGCTTAATCATCCCTATCACGGCTGGCAGCAACAAACACGTTCTGCCGATATATGGAGCGACCCCCGCAATCGCGAATGA
- a CDS encoding acetyltransferase (GNAT) family protein translates to MCALRAMEQSDIGKAVEIIFTHDDDDAEAAQLDFERTGICDQYVFEMDSTIIGVTGFRRVPATENTAWLSWTYIAAQYCRQGHGTAMMQQLLSILNELDTRKIFVKVSNYRDEQGYEVYLGALKMYESLGFQLELTNKDFYDKDEDQLIYSKSLKSDGDDAVDILEEKPVMRFNGIYEIAESEGAYTFSWTVLDKKPLFGKRSFTIEDVQIGLKAAKKEGARKVFLTFPSNLPLIHQPLQAAGFKYVGTLKDYYERGVDEMHFSHTLANV, encoded by the coding sequence ATGTGTGCATTGCGAGCCATGGAACAATCAGATATCGGCAAGGCTGTCGAGATTATTTTTACACACGATGATGACGACGCAGAAGCGGCACAACTGGACTTCGAGCGAACCGGTATCTGCGATCAATACGTATTCGAAATGGACAGCACGATTATCGGTGTTACTGGGTTTCGCCGGGTACCCGCCACTGAAAATACCGCCTGGTTATCCTGGACCTATATAGCAGCACAATATTGCAGACAAGGCCACGGCACCGCAATGATGCAGCAATTACTCAGCATTTTAAACGAACTGGACACGCGTAAAATATTTGTAAAGGTATCGAATTATCGTGATGAACAAGGGTATGAAGTATATTTAGGGGCCCTTAAAATGTACGAGTCGTTGGGTTTTCAACTGGAACTCACAAATAAAGACTTTTACGATAAAGATGAAGACCAATTGATTTATTCCAAATCGTTAAAATCCGATGGTGATGACGCGGTAGACATTCTCGAGGAAAAGCCGGTGATGCGTTTCAATGGAATCTATGAAATAGCAGAATCAGAAGGCGCCTATACATTTTCCTGGACAGTACTCGATAAAAAGCCCCTGTTTGGCAAAAGAAGTTTCACCATTGAAGATGTTCAAATCGGGTTGAAAGCTGCAAAAAAAGAAGGCGCACGCAAAGTGTTTTTAACTTTTCCTTCTAATTTACCACTTATTCATCAGCCGCTTCAGGCCGCAGGCTTTAAATATGTGGGCACACTAAAGGATTATTATGAAAGGGGTGTCGATGAAATGCATTTTTCTCATACCCTCGCCAACGTTTAA